From the genome of Blautia hydrogenotrophica DSM 10507:
TGGACGGAACGGCCAAAGGGGGAATTGCTGTCGCGATTCACTCGGAATTGGATATTCCAGTAAAATACATTGGCGTAGGAGAGAGTATTGAAGATTTGGAAAAATTTAATGCGGAATCCTTTGTCAATGCACTGTTTGACGTGAAGGACAGCGAAGGATAATACATGAAAAAAATATAGGGGGAAAAGACATTAATGCTTACAGTAGAAAAATTTGAAGAGGCGTCAGAAGTAGTACACCAGGTAATTCAGCAGACAAAGCTGGTGTACAGTGATTATTTCAGCAGACAGACAGGAAACAAAGTCTATTTTAAACCGGAGAACATGCAGCTGACTGGTGCTTACAAGCTTAGAGGAGCGTACTATAAAATTAGTACGCTGTCGGAGGAAGAGCGCCAAAAGGGACTGATTACTGCCTCAGCTGGCAACCATGCGCAGGGGGTGGCCTATGCCGCTAAATGTTATGGGGTAAAGGCCGTGATTGTAATGCCTACCACAACACCTTTGATTAAGGTAGAGCGCACCAAAAGTTATGGAGCAGAGGTGATTCTCTACGGTGATGTTTATGACGAAGCCTGTGCCCATGCTCTGGAACTGGCAGACCAAGAGGGATATACCTTCATTCATCCGTTTAACGATTTGGCAGTGGCTACTGGACAGGGGACGATTGCCATGGAGATTATACAGGAGCTCCCCTTGGTGGACTATATTTTAGTGCCTATCGGTGGCGGCGGTTTGGCAGCGGGTGTTTCGACTTTGGCGAAACTTTTGAATTTCCACATCAAAGTGATTGGAGTGGAGCCGTCAGGGGCGAATTGTATGCAGGTATCCTTGAAAAATGAAGAGGTGACGACTCTTCCCCATGTAAGTACCATTGCAGATGGAACAGCAGTTCAAACTCCAGGAGATCTGATCTTTCCATATGTTCAAGAGAACATAGATGATATCATCACAGTCAATGATGATGAATTGATCGCCGCGTTTTTAGATATGGTGGAGAACCATAAGATGATCGTGGAAAATTCAGGATTGTTAACTGTGGCAGCGTTGAAACATCTGAATGTGAAAAACAAGAAGATTGTCTCGATTCTCAGCGGAGGCAATATGGATGTGATTACCATGTCTTCGGTAGTCCAACATGGACTAATTCAAAGAGATCGAATTTTCACTGTGTCAGTGCGTTTGCCTGATCGGGCCGGAGAGCTGGTGAGAGTGGCTACGGTGATTGCCAATCAGCAGGGAAATATTATCAAATTGGATCATAATCAGTTCGTCAGTACGAATCGAAATGCTGCAGTGGAGTTAAAAATTACCATGGAAGCATTTGGAACTGAGCACAAGCAGCAGATCATGAAGGCTCTGAAAGCAGCAGGGTATGAAATGCAGATGGTGACTGCTAATTTATAAATAGAGGAGAAAAGTCTGGATTATCCAGGCTTTTTTCTGTTATAGGAAAGACTTTGCCACGCTGAGCGTGAAAGTTCTTTCCTATTGCATAGGAAACTTCGTTCCCTATGCAATAAAAAGCCCTCCGGGCAGGATGCACACGCCGCAATGAGGAATTTCACCGCAAAGCGGTGTTGCGCGGCGCGCAAAGTGGGACGAGCCCCTCAAAGATTGAGGGGATGAGGGAGCTGAAGTAGGCTTGCCCACTTTGTTCTGTTATAGGAAAGACCTTATCACGCTAATGCGTGAAAACCATTTCCTATTACATAAACGCTCCGCTAAGGATGCGCACGCCGCAAAAAGGTAGTACACCGCAAGGCGGTGTTGCGGCGGCGCGCAAAGTGGGACGAGCCTCTCAAAGATTGAGGGGATGGGGGAGTTGAAGTGGACTTGCCCACTTTGTTCTAACAGAGACGTTCCACTTTTCAGATATAAAACGAAAAAATACAAACAAAAAATAGAGTGGAAATTGGTTTAAAATGAA
Proteins encoded in this window:
- the ilvA gene encoding threonine ammonia-lyase; this encodes MLTVEKFEEASEVVHQVIQQTKLVYSDYFSRQTGNKVYFKPENMQLTGAYKLRGAYYKISTLSEEERQKGLITASAGNHAQGVAYAAKCYGVKAVIVMPTTTPLIKVERTKSYGAEVILYGDVYDEACAHALELADQEGYTFIHPFNDLAVATGQGTIAMEIIQELPLVDYILVPIGGGGLAAGVSTLAKLLNFHIKVIGVEPSGANCMQVSLKNEEVTTLPHVSTIADGTAVQTPGDLIFPYVQENIDDIITVNDDELIAAFLDMVENHKMIVENSGLLTVAALKHLNVKNKKIVSILSGGNMDVITMSSVVQHGLIQRDRIFTVSVRLPDRAGELVRVATVIANQQGNIIKLDHNQFVSTNRNAAVELKITMEAFGTEHKQQIMKALKAAGYEMQMVTANL